TGCATCGGGAACATCGGTCCGGGCGTGGGCGTTGTCGGCCCCACGGACAACTATTCCACGCTTCCGGACCTTGCCAAGTGGGTGCTCGTGTTCTGCATGCTGCTGGGCAGGCTGGAAATCTACACGGTGGTCATCCTGTTCGTGCCCGAATTCTGGCGCAAGTAGCCCGAAAAAAAGCGCCCTCCGGGAAACAGGGCGCTTCGGAGGGCGGATGCCGACAGACGCTCAACGCTGCGGACACTCCTTTTCCTTGATGACCTCGCCCGCGGCGTCGTAGGTCAGCAGAGGGGTGACGCATTTGCCGTCCTTCAAATCCTGGCTGGCCTTGAGCTTGCCGTCTTCGAAGTATCTGCGCAGCTTCCCGTCCCGCTTGCCCATCTTGTATTCGTAGAGATCTTCCACGCCGCCGGAGCGGTAAAAGCTGACGAAAAAGCCGTGCTCCTTTCCCTCCCGAAAGGTCTGCCAAATAAAGGGCTCGCCGCCTTCGTACCAGCTGTAGTTCGAGCCGTTCGGAAGGCCGGCCGTGAATTGCTTCAGGGAATTCGGGGCGCCGTCCGGGTAGAACTCGGCCCAGCCCTCGCACAGGCCGTCGCGGTATTCGAGAATCGACCGCAGGTAGCCCTTGCTGCGGTCGTAGCGCAGTTCCCGACCGTTCTTTCGGCCTTCCTGCACCTCGACCACCAGCCGCAGGCGTCCCGCCTCGTCCGCATCACAGGCCGTGCCGCTGAAGGGGACGCCGTTCAGGCGGTAGGTCACGATATCCCGCTTGCCGTATTCCTGGTCGAGTTCGGAATATGCTTGGCAGCCTTCGGGGGAAGCCTGGAGTCTTGCCATGTAGACATCGTTGCGCAGTTCTTCGGGGGCGGGCCGGGGGTGGAGCAAGGCGTCGGGCAGGGGAGCTGCGGGGTCGAAGACCGGGAGGGAATCCGGGGCAGCCGCGTTTTGGGCCACTGTCCCGTCGGAGTCCGCATCAGGCTTGGAGACGTCCGGTTCCGCAGGGGCGTTCGCCAGTCTGGAAGTGAGCAGGTCCACCATTTCCCCGGCCTTGGGGTGGCCGTTGTCCCGTGCTTTCAGGAACCATTCGAGCGCGGCGCGTTCGTCCTGTTCCACTCCCTTGCCCTGGTAGTGGAGCATGCCGAGGGCGTACTGGGCTTGCGGGTCGGCCTGTTCGGCGGCGGCGAGAAATTCGGCGCGCGCCGTTTGGTAGTCCCGTTGCGAAGCCGCCTTGAGCCCCGCTTCATAATCTGCCGAGGCGGGAGCCGGAGACGTTGCCGCGAGAAGAAGCAGGACGGAAAGCAGTCGGAAAATGGGGAGCCGGAAGCGCATGGGAACCTCCTTGCAATTAGGAGGCTTCTTAGCATTCCAGGAGAGTCAAGGAAAGCGGGAAGGCGGCATTCGATCGGGGATCAGTCCACCCGGTAGTGGCAGCCCTTGCTCTTTTTGTTGCGCAGGGCCGCGGCCGTGATGCTGTAGGCGGCCTGGCAGCCGTGGAAGAGGTCGATGAGCGGCTTGCTGATGGGCGTGCGCTTGTAGAAGTCGTGCAGGTTTTTGGAGAGCTTGCGCAGGTCCGCAAAGGCGCGGTTGAGCCGGTCCGTGGTGCGGGCGATGCCCACGTAGTTCCACATGGTGTGGCGGATGGTGGCCCAGTCCTGGGCGATGAGGGCCGGATCCTCGTTCTGGATGTCGCCTGGGCTTTCCCAGTCCGGAATGGAATCCATGAGCTTGCGCGAAAGATGGGAGCTGCGGTTGAAGCGGGCCTGAATGTCCTTGGCCGCGCTGTGGCCCCAGACAAGGCCTTCCAGCAGCGAGGTGGAAGCCAGGCGGTTTGCGCCGTGCACCCCGGTGCAGGAGCATTCTCCGGCTGCGTAAAGCCGTTCCAGGGTGGTGCGGCTGCGGTTGTCCGCGAGCACGCCGCCGCAGAAATAATGCGCCACGGGCACGACGGGGATGGGCTCGTTGTCCATGTCCACGCCCGCGTCCAGGCAACTGGCGTGTATCGTGGGGAAGCGTTCGCGCAGGTTCTTGTCCACATGGCCTGCCGCGTCCAGGTAGACGCAGTCTTCGCCCGTGCGCAGAAGCTCGTCCATGATCGCCCTGGTCACGATGTCGCGCGGGGCGAGGTCGGCGCGGGAGTCGTAGCGGGGCATGAAAGCCTCGCCCGCCGAGTTGACCAGCTTGGCCCCCTCGCCGCGAACCGCTTCGGAAATCAGGGGGCGGCGGTCTTTTTTCTTGGAGCCCGCGAACAGGGCCGTGGGGTGGAATTGGATGTATTCCGCATTGAAGATGCGCGCGCCCGCGCGAAACGCCATGGACAGGCCGGAGCCGATGGATACGCGGGTGTTCGTGGTGTGCAGGAAGATCTGGCCCACGCCCCCGGTGGCCAGGAGGGTGTAGTCCGCCAGGATGGTTTCCACCTGCCCGGATTCGCCGTTGAAGACGTAGGCCCCGACGCAGTGGTTGTCCAGGCTGTACTTGTATTCCAGGCCGCAGGCGTGGTGGTGGGTGGTCAGAAGGTCCACGGCGGTGCGCTTGGTCAGGGTGCGGATGTTCGGGTGCTTTTCCAGCGCCTCGTGCAGGGTGGCGATGATGTTGCGGCCCGTATGGTCGGCGCAGCAGAGAATGCGCGCCACGCTGTGGCCGCCCTCGCGGGTCAGGTACCAGTCGCCGGGCTGACGTTCGTCGAAATGCACGCCGTATTTTTCGATCAGGGTTTCGCGCAGGACTTCCGGCCCCTTGCGGCAGAGGTAGCGCAC
This portion of the Paucidesulfovibrio longus DSM 6739 genome encodes:
- a CDS encoding SEL1-like repeat protein, producing the protein MRFRLPIFRLLSVLLLLAATSPAPASADYEAGLKAASQRDYQTARAEFLAAAEQADPQAQYALGMLHYQGKGVEQDERAALEWFLKARDNGHPKAGEMVDLLTSRLANAPAEPDVSKPDADSDGTVAQNAAAPDSLPVFDPAAPLPDALLHPRPAPEELRNDVYMARLQASPEGCQAYSELDQEYGKRDIVTYRLNGVPFSGTACDADEAGRLRLVVEVQEGRKNGRELRYDRSKGYLRSILEYRDGLCEGWAEFYPDGAPNSLKQFTAGLPNGSNYSWYEGGEPFIWQTFREGKEHGFFVSFYRSGGVEDLYEYKMGKRDGKLRRYFEDGKLKASQDLKDGKCVTPLLTYDAAGEVIKEKECPQR
- the nadB gene encoding L-aspartate oxidase, with product MNGYRFKTDVLIIGSGIAGSIAALTLAESGQEVTLITAGEQLASGNTRLAQGGIVYTGRDDDPKILERDILTAGWKQNFTRAVRYLCRKGPEVLRETLIEKYGVHFDERQPGDWYLTREGGHSVARILCCADHTGRNIIATLHEALEKHPNIRTLTKRTAVDLLTTHHHACGLEYKYSLDNHCVGAYVFNGESGQVETILADYTLLATGGVGQIFLHTTNTRVSIGSGLSMAFRAGARIFNAEYIQFHPTALFAGSKKKDRRPLISEAVRGEGAKLVNSAGEAFMPRYDSRADLAPRDIVTRAIMDELLRTGEDCVYLDAAGHVDKNLRERFPTIHASCLDAGVDMDNEPIPVVPVAHYFCGGVLADNRSRTTLERLYAAGECSCTGVHGANRLASTSLLEGLVWGHSAAKDIQARFNRSSHLSRKLMDSIPDWESPGDIQNEDPALIAQDWATIRHTMWNYVGIARTTDRLNRAFADLRKLSKNLHDFYKRTPISKPLIDLFHGCQAAYSITAAALRNKKSKGCHYRVD